From a single Vitis vinifera cultivar Pinot Noir 40024 chromosome 18, ASM3070453v1 genomic region:
- the LOC104882691 gene encoding uncharacterized protein LOC104882691, which translates to MASSNTSTLSTPVFNGENYQVWAVKMKAYLRGLGLWQWVETERQVQPLGNNPTLNQIRAHEEEEAKAPRALSYIHAAVSEPIFTRIMACETPKEAWDKLKEMYLGSDRTRQMQILNLKRQFEVLRMKDNEFIKEYVDRLMEVVNKIWLLGEDLTDQRVVEKVLVSLPERFESKISSLEDSKDLTKISLAELVHAFQAQEQRRLMRQEESNEEAFLALQKRKASQGREKKQSGEKKDK; encoded by the coding sequence ATGGCTTCCAGCAATACGTCTACTCTTTCAACCCCAGTTTTCAATGGTGAAAACTATCAAGTTTGGGCTGTTAAGATGAAAGCTTACTTGAGAGGTCTTGGTTTGTGGCAGTGGGTTGAAACTGAAAGGCAAGTACAACCTTTGGGAAACAATCCAACCCTCAATCAAATCAGGgctcatgaagaagaagaagctaaagCTCCAAGAGCTTTATCTTACATCCATGCTGCTGTCTCAGAACCAATTTTCACAAGGATTATGGCTTGCGAAACACCAAAAGAGGCGTGGGACAAGCTTAAGGAGATGTATTTGGGGAGTGACAGAACTAGGCAAATGCAGATTCTGAATCTGAAGAGGCAATTTGAAGTTTTGAGGATGAAAGACAATGAGTTCATCAAAGAATATGTAGACAGGCTCATGGAAGTTGTTAACAAAATCTGGCTTCTTGGTGAGGATCTAACAGACCAAAGGGTTGTAGAGAAAGTTCTAGTGAGCTTGCCTGAAAGATTTGAGTCCAAGATCTCTTCACTTGAAGACTCAAAGGATTTAACCAAAATTTCCTTGGCTGAGCTTGTTCATGCTTTTCAAGCTCAAGAACAGAGGAGATTAATGAGACAGGAAGAAAGCAATGAAGAAGCTTTTCTTGCACtgcaaaaaagaaaagcttCTCAAGGCAGAGAGAAAAAGCAATCTGGTGAgaagaaagataaataa